A single window of Gammaproteobacteria bacterium DNA harbors:
- the ggt gene encoding gamma-glutamyltransferase, which yields MQWRARLLLLLIVTIGTQALADQPSAAAIASAHPLATRAGHEVLSAGGNAFDAAVAVTAALAVVEPMSSGLGGGGFWLLHRVRDGFETMLDGREKAPLAARRDMYLDDSGEVVSNLSVDGALAAGIPGTPAAIVHLAQHYGRLPLKKSLAPAIKFARAGFAVNESYRGMAGFRLNALRASPAAAAVFLHNNEVPEPGYLIKQPDLAKTLENIAVHGVNGFYGGTVAQRLVDGVRSAGGIWSLDDFANYSVMERKPVRGNYHGIKITTAAPPSSGGVALLTTLNILAGYKFDELPALTRTHLTLEAMRRAYRDRAEYLGDPDYVKVDVAQLTHPFYAAGLRASIRSDRAMPSASLPGQNPLIPAVGDTTHFSVLDKEGNRVAATMSINFPFGSGFMAPGTGVLLNDEMDDFSAKPGAPNVYGLVGGEANAIAPGKRPLSSMTPTFLEDKRGVAILGTPGGSRIISMVLLATLDHAAGHEPESWVTLPRYHHQFLPDAVQYEPGAFSRELVTGLEKMGHTLEPLERPYGNMQAVFWDRRNRTVKAASDPRGIGQAEVR from the coding sequence ATGCAGTGGCGAGCGCGGCTACTGCTACTCCTGATCGTTACGATCGGGACCCAGGCACTCGCCGACCAACCATCCGCCGCCGCCATCGCCAGCGCCCATCCGCTCGCCACCCGGGCCGGCCATGAAGTCCTCTCCGCGGGCGGCAATGCCTTTGATGCAGCGGTCGCGGTGACGGCGGCGCTCGCCGTCGTCGAGCCGATGAGCTCCGGTCTGGGCGGCGGTGGTTTCTGGCTGCTGCACCGTGTCAGGGATGGCTTTGAAACCATGCTGGACGGGCGCGAAAAGGCCCCGCTCGCCGCGCGGCGCGACATGTACCTCGATGACAGTGGAGAAGTCGTCTCGAATCTCTCCGTGGACGGCGCGCTGGCCGCCGGCATTCCCGGCACACCTGCGGCCATCGTGCATCTCGCCCAACATTATGGAAGGCTGCCGCTCAAAAAGAGTCTCGCTCCCGCCATTAAATTTGCGCGCGCCGGCTTTGCCGTCAATGAATCGTATCGGGGCATGGCCGGTTTTCGTCTCAATGCGCTGCGTGCATCACCTGCGGCAGCCGCCGTGTTCTTGCACAACAACGAAGTCCCGGAACCCGGTTATCTCATTAAACAGCCCGACCTGGCAAAAACATTGGAGAACATCGCAGTGCATGGCGTAAACGGATTTTACGGCGGAACTGTTGCGCAACGCTTGGTGGACGGCGTGCGCAGCGCGGGCGGCATCTGGTCACTCGATGATTTCGCCAACTATAGCGTAATGGAGCGTAAACCTGTACGCGGCAACTATCATGGGATAAAAATAACCACCGCCGCCCCGCCTTCCTCGGGCGGTGTCGCGCTGCTCACTACGCTTAATATCCTGGCAGGCTATAAATTCGACGAACTACCGGCTCTCACCCGCACGCACCTCACCCTAGAAGCCATGCGCCGCGCCTACCGTGACCGCGCCGAGTATTTGGGTGACCCGGACTACGTCAAGGTGGACGTGGCGCAACTCACCCATCCGTTCTACGCCGCGGGCCTGCGCGCCTCCATCCGCAGCGACCGAGCCATGCCCAGCGCCAGCCTGCCGGGACAAAATCCCCTGATCCCGGCGGTTGGAGACACTACGCATTTCTCGGTGCTCGACAAAGAAGGCAATCGCGTCGCCGCGACGATGAGTATCAACTTCCCCTTCGGTTCGGGTTTTATGGCCCCCGGCACGGGTGTATTGCTAAACGATGAGATGGACGACTTTTCCGCCAAGCCGGGGGCGCCGAATGTCTACGGCCTGGTGGGCGGGGAGGCCAATGCCATTGCGCCCGGCAAACGACCGCTCTCGAGTATGACACCGACCTTTCTGGAGGATAAGCGTGGCGTGGCGATCCTCGGCACGCCCGGCGGCAGCCGGATTATCTCGATGGTTTTACTCGCCACGCTGGACCATGCAGCCGGTCATGAACCGGAGTCCTGGGTAACTTTGCCACGGTATCACCACCAGTTTCTGCCCGATGCGGTGCAATATGAACCTGGCGCGTTTTCCAGGGAACTGGTTACGGGTCTTGAAAAGATGGGCCACACGTTAGAGCCCCTGGAACGGCCCTACGGCAACATGCAGGCGGTGTTCTGGGACCGGCGAAACAGGACCGTCAAGGCCGCCAGCGACCCGCGCGGGATAGGGCAGGCAGAGGTCCGCTAG
- the coaD gene encoding pantetheine-phosphate adenylyltransferase, with the protein MNITAIYPGTFDPITKGHSDLVQRAAKLFDRVIVAIAANPTKVPALSLAKRVELAHTVLAELKNVEVVSFDTLLADFVKARGAQVILRGLRAVSDFEHEFQLAGMNRRLAPRVETLFLTPAEQYAYISSSLVREIAALGGDVSEFVHPAVSAALAVHRR; encoded by the coding sequence ATGAACATCACCGCAATCTATCCCGGCACCTTCGACCCGATCACCAAGGGGCACAGTGATTTGGTACAGCGCGCGGCGAAATTATTTGATCGGGTAATCGTGGCGATCGCGGCGAATCCCACCAAGGTCCCGGCGCTATCGCTGGCCAAGCGCGTGGAACTGGCGCACACGGTGCTGGCCGAATTAAAAAATGTCGAGGTCGTCAGCTTCGATACCCTGCTCGCCGATTTCGTTAAGGCGCGCGGGGCGCAGGTGATACTTCGCGGTCTGCGCGCGGTGTCGGACTTCGAGCATGAATTTCAACTGGCTGGCATGAATCGCAGGCTTGCGCCTCGAGTCGAAACCTTGTTTTTAACACCCGCTGAACAATATGCCTATATCTCATCGAGTCTGGTGCGCGAGATCGCTGCGCTCGGTGGCGATGTCTCGGAGTTTGTACACCCGGCGGTCAGCGCCGCGCTCGCCGTCCATAGACGTTAA